Proteins encoded together in one Oncorhynchus nerka isolate Pitt River linkage group LG19, Oner_Uvic_2.0, whole genome shotgun sequence window:
- the LOC115101466 gene encoding insulin receptor substrate 2-B-like has protein sequence MAKTPESSGVDLGDVSHSCNSRALKVTTSTTSSSSPPPSSSLSSSAHLQLEAASPPPLQVLQLKRHHKQHHSHGHDLLPKKNPLDNTVRDLLSSCVCEVPASGGVSQDPTASASAMALAVTTTVCSGVEARDVWKSGYLRKMKHSHKRFFVLRGPSDTGPSRLEYYDSEKKFRNGMKSVCKSPSAVGSPKKVIYLYQCFTVSKRVDSKHKHLIALYTKDEHFVMIAENEEEQEDWYLALSDLVIQEKKEYQDAEELDDGYWTVSPGAIFKEVWQVIVKPKGLGQTKNLIGVCRLCLSSKTIHLVKMCSEMTSVNLPLMNVRRCGHSESFFFMEVGRSSSTGPGEIWMQVESGDPVVAQNMHETILEAMRALRAIPDFRPRSKSQSFPSNPCAVVTTRRQHHGNLPPSLTGLQRSIRVETVVSKASPQKDKGDGGHSPNQTSSHGEGTMNQLISPGTGTLALRNVCISKSLEESLSHCACISTTISVSSSSGNDSDTHPWTSDTSVFGSTSDRGSDTHPWTSDTSIFGSSSDRGSVCAEDLCSNPCVFQLSRSNTPDSLFNTTLIDENSLTDYVAMDLQVTAVAGANQGDSCDVETSKPEHSRQYHQTTSCTPKCEKYLSSKPPFLHIYNQSKLPVGESYMPMTCGPGPHYTDDIPSDYNVTPTLLQTPSATMLPSDQLGPQGYMMMLPRSCSPAKDSLSDVDHLVCDEYMNMSLGSHMDGHIHGSLGALKSYSSYSSLPSSNQPPSQRNCEHDDCIFTCHPAAHHCSAVEWNSRNPLCSSPRHSAHPSSDVLLNLSDVPVLNVTGLSLDQHGVEDSDLPTQTESIQISTDRLNYIALYLRDDQCATCDVPLPTDEVTSPLPARTSPRESGSGPGLYTGIDLPTSAGQTAATRRWLCSCLPLCINTDDSE, from the coding sequence ATGGCGAAAACACCAGAGAGCAGCGGTGTGGATTTAGGAGATGTTTCCCATAGCTGCAATTCACGAGCTCTGAAAgttacaacatcaacaacatcatcatcatcaccaccaccatcatcttccCTCAGCAGCAGTGCTCACCTTCAGCTAGAGGCAgcatcaccaccacccctccaagTTCTCCAGTTGAAGAGGCATCATAAGCAGCACCATAGCCATGGCCATGATCTGTTACCTAAGAAGAACCCTCTAGATAATACAGTGAGAGATTTGTTATCATCCTGTGTCTGTGAGGTACCTGCCTCTGGTGGTGTTTCCCAGGACCCGACTGCCTCTGCATCTGCCATGGCCTTAGCTGTCACTACCACAGTTTGCTCTGGTGTTGAGGCTAGAGATGTATGGAAGTCTGGATACCTGAGAAAGATGAAGCACAGCCACAAGAGATTTTTTGTCTTGAGAGGGCCAAGTGACACAGGCCCCAGCCGTTTGGAGTACTATGATAGTGAGAAGAAATTTAGAAATGGAATGAAATCTGTTTGTAAATCTCCCAGTGCTGTGGGTTCTCCAAAGAAGGTGATTTATCTGTATCAATGTTTTACTGTTAGTAAAAGGGTAGATTCTAAACACAAGCACCTGATAGCCCTGTACACTAAGGATGAGCACTTTGTCATGATAGCGGAGAATGAGGAGGAGCAAGAGGATTGGTACCTGGCTCTGAGTGATCTGGTGATCCAGGAGAAAAAGGAGTACCAGGACGCTGAGGAGTTGGATGATGGATACTGGACCGTCTCTCCTGGAGCCATCTTCAAGGAGGTGTGGCAGGTGATTGTAAAGCCCAAAGGTTTAGGACAAACCAAGAACCTGATAGGAGTGTGCCGGCTGTGTCTCTCTTCCAAGACCATTCACCTGGTGAAGATGTGCTCTGAAATGACGTCTGTGAACCTGCCTCTGATGAATGTGCGTCGCTGTGGTCACTCCGAGAGCTTCTTCTTTATGGAGGTGGGCCGCTCGTCCTCCACTGGGCCCGGGGAGATCTGGATGCAGGTAGAATCAGGCGACCCTGTGGTGGCTCAGAACATGCATGAGACAATCCTGGAGGCCATGAGAGCCCTGAGGGCCATCCCTGATTTCAGGCCTCGGAGCAAGAGTCAGTCATTCCCATCAAACCCCTGTGCCGTAGTCACCACACGACGTCAACACCATGGCAACCTCCCACCCAGCCTGACTGGGTTACAGCGCTCTATAAGGGTGGAAACTGTTGtgagcaaagcatccccacagaaAGATAAAGGAGATGGAGGCCACAGCCCCAATCAAACTTCTAGCCATGGAGAGGGGACAATGAACCAACTGATCAGCCCAGGGACTGGCACCTTGGCTCTCCGTAATGTCTGCATCAGTAAAAGCCTTGAAGAGAGCCTCAGTCACTGTGCATGCATCTCCACCACCATCAGTGTATCCAGCAGCAGTGGCAATGACTCTGATACACACCCCTGGACCTCTGACACTTCAGTCTTTGGTTCTACCAGCGACAGAGGCTCTGATACACACCCCTGGACCTCTGACACTTCAATCTTTGGTTCTTCCAGCGACAGAGGCTCTGTCTGCGCTGAGGATTTGTGCTCCAACCCATGTGTCTTTcagctgtccaggagtaacacccctGACTCACTGTTTAACACCACACTCATTGACGAGAACAGCTTGACTGACTACGTGGCCATGGATTTGCAGGTAACGGCTGTGGCCGGGGCTAATCAAGGAGATAGCTGTGATGTGGAAACGTCTAAGCCTGAACATTCCAGACAATACCACCAAACCACCTCATGCACTCCAAAATGCGAAAAATACCTCTCATCCAAGCCCCCCTTCCTCCATATCTATAATCAGAGTAAACTCCCAGTGGGGGAAAGTTATATGCCAATGACTTGTGGACCAGGTCCTCATTATACAGATGACATCCCTTCAGATTACAATGTGACCCCCACTCTTCTTCAAACACCTAGTGCTACCATGTTGCCCTCAGACCAGCTGGGGCCCCAGGGCTACATGATGATGCTTCCACGTAGCTGTTCACCAGCAAAGGACAGCCTCAGTGATGTTGATCATTTAGTGTGTGATGAATACATGAACATGTCTCTCGGGAGCCACATGGATGGTCATATACATGGCTCACTGGGGGCTCTTAAGTCCTACAGCTCCTATTCCTCTCTACCAAGCTCTAACCAGCCTCCTTCACAGAGGAACTGTGAACATGATGACTGTATCTTCACGTGTCATCCTGCAGCTCATCACTGCTCTGCAGTTGAATGGAACAGTAGAAACCCTCTCTGTAGCTCACCTCGTCACTCTGCTCATCCAAGCAGTGATGTGCTGCTGAACCTATCAGATGTGCCTGTGTTGAATGTCACTGGTTTGTCCTTGGACCAGCATGGGGTTGAAGATAGTGACCTGCCCACTCAAACTGAGTCTATCCAGATTTCAACAGATCGTCTCAACTACATTGCTCTCTACCTGAGGGATGATCAGTGTGCCACCTGTGATGTCCCTTTGCCTACCGATGAGGTCACTTCTCCACTTCCTGCACGTACCAGTCCCAGAGAGAGTGGGTCTGGACCTGGTCTCTACACTGGCATAGACCTCCCCACATCAGCAGGACAGACTGCTGCCACCAGACGTTGGCTGTGTTCTTGTCTCCCCTTGTGCATCAATACTGATGACAGTGAGTAA